One Manduca sexta isolate Smith_Timp_Sample1 chromosome 28, JHU_Msex_v1.0, whole genome shotgun sequence DNA window includes the following coding sequences:
- the LOC119190958 gene encoding iron-sulfur protein NUBPL-like: MTMNLQRALQRVCSQVFSHNLNTTLPSAYTIRFTHNKKDVNEHRAKVMARGLPEKKPLPGVKSIILVASGKGGVGKTTTAVNLACAMKVIEPDKEIGLLDADVFGPSVPLMMNISGEPMLNDEHLIEPLLNYGVKCMSMGLLVSGENAVVWRGLMVMQALERLTRHVAWGPLDCLVVDTPPGTGDTHLSLAQNLPLDGAIVVTTPQSAALQVTRRGVNMFEKLKVPIIGMVENMSHAICSKCGTKNFVFGNETKNTAKDMGLEIIESFEVDHNMSECINSGKPAIYALPDSIHAEKYRQLANKVFKYIDNKENQAAKAKEQ; encoded by the exons ATGACGATGAACCTCCAACGAGCTCTTCAGCGTGTATGCAGTCAAGTGTTTAGTCACAATTTAAATACA acaTTACCCAGTGCCTACACAATACGCTTTACCCACAATAAAAAAGATGTGAACGAACACCGCGCGAAAGTAATGGCCCGTGGGCTGCCAGAGAAGAAACCACTGCCTGGAGTGAAGAGTATAATCCTTGTTGCCTCTGGTAAAGGTGGTGTTGGGAAAACTACCACAGCTG TGAATCTCGCATGTGCAATGAAGGTGATAGAGCCAGATAAGGAGATTGGGCTGCTAGACGCTGATGTGTTCGGTCCATCCGTACCCCTCATGATGAACATCAGTGGAGAGCCCATGCTGAATGATGAACATCTCATAGAACCACTGCTTAATTATGGAGTTAAATG CATGTCAATGGGTTTGCTTGTATCTGGTGAGAATGCAGTGGTGTGGCGCGGGTTGATGGTGATGCAGGCGCTGGAGCGGCTCACGCGGCACGTGGCGTGGGGCCCGCTCGACTGCCTCGTGGTGGACACGCCCCCCGGCACCGGCGACACGCATCTGTCACTCGCACAGAACTTGCCGTTGGATG GCGCCATCGTTGTCACAACTCCTCAGTCAGCAGCATTACAAGTCACGCGGCGTGGCGTCAACATGTTCGAAAAACTCAAAGTCCCTATCATAGGCATGGTAGAGAACATGTCGCATGCGATATGCTCCAAATGCGGCACCAAGAACTTCGTGTTTGGCAACGAAACGAAAAACACCGCCAAGGATATGGGTCTCGAAATTATTGAAAGCTTTGAAGTCGACCACAATATGTCAGAATGTATAAACAGCGGAAAACCAGCGATATACGCACTTCCGGATAGCATACACGCAGAGAAATATCGACAGCTTGCGAACAAAGTGTTCAAATACATAGACAATAAGGAAAATCAGGCAGCTAAAGCGAAAGAACAGTAG
- the LOC115451695 gene encoding surfeit locus protein 4 homolog, with amino-acid sequence MQIPNEYVSTAEDIADQVIRKGKNVLPTVARLCLISTFLEDGLRMWFQWSEQRDYMDMSWSCGKFLATMFVIINLVGQLGGCVMVLGRLKVDIACGVLFFIVVLQTFAYSILWDMQFLLRNLALIGALLLVLAEARAEGRSLFAGVPSLGENKPKTYLQLAGRILLAFMFITLLRFEISFLQIVQDLLGSILMILVTVGYRTKLSALMLVLVLTVLNLYHNAWWTVPSYKPLRDFLKYDFFQTLSVIGGLLMIVYLGPGGVSMDEHKKKW; translated from the exons GTGATTCGTAAAGGCAAGAATGTGCTGCCGACGGTGGCGCGGCTGTGCCTCATCTCCACGTTCCTGGAGGACGGTCTGCGCATGTGGTTCCAGTGGTCGGAGCAGAGGGACTACATGGACATGTCCTGGAGCTGCGGCAAGTTCCTCGCCACCATGTTCGTT atAATTAATTTAGTGGGTCAGCTCGGAGGTTGTGTGATGGTGTTGGGAAGGCTGAAGGTCGACATCGCCTGTGGAGTTCTCTTCTTCATCGTTGTACTACAG ACATTCGCATACAGCATACTGTGGGACATGCAGTTCTTGCTGCGTAACCTGGCGCTGATCGGCGCGCTGCTGTTGGTGCTGGCCGAGGCGCGCGCCGAGGGCCGCAGCCTGTTCGCGGGCGTGCCCTCACTCGGCGAGAACAAGCCCAAGACTTACCTCCAGCTCGCCGGCAGGATACTGCTCGCGTTCATGTTCATCACACTGCTCAGATTTGAAATTTCCTTCTTGCAA ATCGTGCAAGACTTGCTGGGCAGCATCCTGATGATCCTCGTGACGGTGGGGTACCGCACCAAGCTGTCGGCACTGATGCTGGTGCTGGTGCTCACCGTGCTCAACCTGTATCACAACGCGTGGTGGACGGTTCCCTCCTACAAACCTCTCAGGGACTTCCTCAAATATGACTTTTTCCAG ACATTATCAGTGATCGGAGGGCTGCTAATGATAGTGTACCTCGGCCCCGGCGGGGTCAGTATGGACGAGCACAAGAAGAAGTGGTAG
- the LOC115451694 gene encoding iron-sulfur protein NUBPL, producing MTMNLQRALQRVYSQVFSHNLNTILPSAYTIRFTHNKKDVNEHRAKVMARGLPEKKPLPGVKSIILVASGKGGVGKTTTAVNLACAMKVIEPDKEIGLLDADVFGPSVLMMNISGEPMLNDEHLIEPLLNYGVKCMSMGLLVSGENAVVWRGLMVMQALERLTRHVAWGPLDCLVVDTPPGTGDTHLSLAQNLPLDGAIVVTTPQSAALQVTRRGVNMFEKLKVPIIGMVENMSHAICSKCGTKNFVFGNETKNTAKDMGLEIIESFEVDHNMSECINSGKPAIYALPDSIHAEKYRQLANKVFKYIDNKENQAAKAKEQ from the exons ATGACGATGAACCTCCAACGAGCTCTTCAGCGTGTATACAGTCAAGTGTTTAGTCACAATTTAAATACA atattacCCAGTGCCTACACAATACGCTTTACCCACAATAAAAAAGATGTGAACGAACACCGCGCGAAAGTAATGGCTCGTGGGCTGCCAGAGAAGAAACCACTGCCTGGAGTGAAGAGTATAATCCTAGTTGCCTCTGGTAAAGGTGGTGTTGGGAAAACTACCACAGCTG TGAATCTCGCATGTGCAATGAAGGTGATAGAGCCTGATAAGGAGATTGGGCTGCTAGACGCTGATGTGTTTGGTCCGTCCGTACTCATGATGAACATCAGTGGAGAGCCCATGCTGAATGATGAACATCTCATAGAACCACTGCTTAATTATGGAGTTAAATG CATGTCAATGGGTTTGCTTGTGTCTGGTGAGAATGCAGTGGTGTGGCGCGGGCTGATGGTGATGCAGGCGCTGGAGCGGCTCACGCGGCACGTGGCGTGGGGCCCGCTCGACTGCCTCGTGGTGGACACGCCCCCCGGCACCGGCGACACGCATCTGTCACTCGCACAGAACTTGCCGTTGGATG GCGCCATCGTTGTCACAACTCCTCAGTCAGCAGCGTTACAAGTCACACGACGTGGCGTCAACATGTTCGAAAAACTCAAAGTCCCTATCATAGGCATGGTAGAAAACATGTCGCATGCGATATGCTCCAAATGCGGCACCAAGAACTTCGTGTTCGGCAACGAAACGAAAAACACCGCTAAGGATATGGGTCTCGAAATTATCGAAAGCTTTGAAGTCGATCACAATATGTCAGAATGTATAAACAGCGGAAAACCAGCTATATACGCACTTCCGGATAGCATACACGCAGAGAAATATCGACAGCTTGCGAACAAAGTGTTCAAATACATAGACAATAAGGAAAATCAGGCAGCTAAAGCGAAAGAACAGTAG
- the LOC119190926 gene encoding surfeit locus protein 4 homolog, which produces MKHARRKVIRKGKNVLPTVARLCLISTFLEDGLRMWFQWSEQRDYMDMSWSCGKFLATMFVIINLVGQLGGCVMVLGRLKVDIACGVLFFIVVLQTFAYSILWDMQFLLRNLALIGALLLVLAEARAEGRSLFAGVPSLGENKPKTYLQLAGRILLAFMFITLLRFEISFLQIVQDLLGSILMILVTVGYRTKLSALMLVLVLTVLNLYHNAWWTVPSYKPLRDFLKYDFFQTLSVIGGLLMIVYLGPGGVSMDEHKKKW; this is translated from the exons ATGAAACAtgcacggcgaaaa GTGATTCGTAAAGGCAAGAATGTGCTGCCGACGGTGGCGCGGCTGTGCCTCATCTCCACGTTCCTGGAGGACGGTCTGCGCATGTGGTTCCAGTGGTCGGAGCAGAGGGACTACATGGACATGTCCTGGAGCTGCGGCAAGTTCCTCGCCACCATGTTCGTT atAATTAATTTAGTGGGTCAGCTCGGAGGTTGTGTGATGGTGTTGGGAAGGCTGAAGGTGGACATCGCCTGTGGAGTTCTCTTCTTCATCGTTGTACTACAG ACATTCGCATACAGCATACTGTGGGACATGCAGTTCTTGCTGCGTAACCTGGCGCTGATCGGTGCGCTGTTGTTGGTGCTGGCCGAGGCGCGCGCCGAGGGTCGCAGCCTGTTCGCGGGCGTGCCATCACTCGGCGAGAACAAGCCCAAGACTTACCTCCAACTCGCCGGCAGGATACTGCTCGCGTTCATGTTCATCACACTGCTCAGATTTGAAATTTCCTTCTTGCAA ATCGTGCAAGACTTGCTGGGCAGCATCCTGATGATCCTCGTGACGGTGGGGTACCGCACCAAGCTGTCGGCACTGATGCTGGTGCTGGTGCTCACCGTGCTCAACCTGTACCACAACGCGTGGTGGACGGTTCCCTCCTACAAACCTCTCAGGGACTTCCTCAAATATGACTTTTTCCAG ACATTATCAGTGATCGGAGGGCTTCTAATGATAGTGTATCTCGGCCCCGGCGGGGTCAGTATGGACGAGCACAAGAAGAAGTGGTAG